From a single Solanum dulcamara chromosome 4, daSolDulc1.2, whole genome shotgun sequence genomic region:
- the LOC129884883 gene encoding protein trichome birefringence-like 38 — protein MVKVFIVVVVLAVLIGSLEANDCDLFEGNWIIDNSYPLYNSTACPFIRKEFDCIKFGRTNLDYLKYRWQPNNGCVLPRFDGKDFLEKFKGKKIMYIGDSLSLNNFESLLCLVHAAVPQAKFKQVILKENVTVTFLDYGVEIVLFHSNLLVDIEVEKVGRVLKLNSIKNGQIWKKFDLLIFNTWLWYTRRSPGQQWDFVELDGKISKDMDRVEAFRAGLTTWAKWVETDVDTTKTEVFFQGTSPAHYHGSDWGEPSVNNCLNETRPVNGSTYPSGLPIAVDIVNQVLKNMTKPGLVKLLDITKLSQLRKDGHPSQYNGLKGMDCTHWCLAGVPDTWNQILYASLL, from the exons atggtgaaagtatttattgttgttgttgttttagcAGTGTTAATTGGGTCATTAGAAGCAAATGATTGTGATTTATTTGAAGGGAATTGGATTATTGATAATTCATATCCATTGTATAATTCAACAGCTTGTCCATTCATAAGGAAGGAATTTGATTGCATCAAATTTGGAAGAACAAATCTTGATTACCTCAAATATAGATGGCAGCCCAATAATGGATGTGTCTTGCCCAG ATTTGATGGCAaagattttttggaaaaattcaaaggaaagaaaataatgtATATTGGGGATTCATTGAGTCTTAACAATTTTGAATCCCTTTTGTGTTTGGTTCATGCTGCTGTCCCACAAGCAAAATTCAAACAAGTAATACTTAAAGAAAATGTCACTGTCACATTTCTG GATTATGGAGTTGAAATAGTACTATTCCATTCGAACCTTTTAGTAGATATTGAAGTTGAAAAGGTGGGACGTGTGTTGAAACTCAATTCAATTAAAAATGGACAGATTTGGAAGAAATTTGACCTTTTGATATTCAATACTTGGCTTTGGTATACAAGAAGATCACCTGGACAACA GTGGGATTTTGTTGAACTTGATGGGAAAATATCGAAAGATATGGACCGGGTCGAAGCTTTCCGGGCTGGGCTAACAACATGGGCCAAATGGGTTGAAACAGATGTGGATACAACAAAAACCGAAGTTTTCTTTCAAGGAACATCTCCAGCCCATTACCA TGGATCAGATTGGGGTGAACCTTCTGTGAATAATTGCTTGAATGAAACAAGACCAGTGAATGGATCAACATACCCAAGTGGATTACCAATTGCTGTGGACATAGTGAACCAAGTATTAAAGAATATGACAAAGCCAGGATTAGTAAAGTTACTTGACATAACAAAGTTGTCACAACTAAGAAAAGATGGACATCCTAGCCAATACAATGGCTTAAAAGGCATGGATTGTACTCATTGGTGCCTTGCTGGAGTTCCTGATACTTGGAATCAAATTCTTTATGCTTCTCtcctttaa
- the LOC129884884 gene encoding protein trichome birefringence-like 41 — translation MAKGVNSTFVYILGTMFMLSFVFVFEAMLTVFSRLYSDAIAKKLVHIERNTTRIISKQEDKEAEIITSNCNLFEGSWVIDDDIIDPLYNTTTCPFIRKEFDCTNRPDRQYLKYKWQPSACDLPRFDGRIFLRKHKRKQIMFIGDSLSLNNYDSFLCLLYVSVPGMNYKTKLTNQSVTVIFEDYGVSVTLFNSLFLVDVEVEPNIGRILKLNSIKNGEIWKQADVLIFNTWLWWTRGKPKQPWDYIEDGGRLLKDMNRMAAFRRGLNTWAKWVETQVDLTKTKVFYQGEAASHHHGEDWGEPGVKGCSNETSPVVGSIYPGGLPLPAQIVKQVLKNMTKESNVFLLDITILSHLRKDGHPANYNGYGGIDCTHFCLSGVPDTWNQLFYASLF, via the exons ATGGCTAAGGGTGTGAATAGTACCTTTGTGTATATTCTTGGTACAATGTTTATGTTGAGTTTTGTGTTTGTTTTTGAAGCCATGTTGACAGTATTCTCAAGGCTTTATTCAGATGCAATTGCCAAGAAATTAGTTCATATAGAAAGAAATacaacaagaataatatcaaaacaaGAAGATAAAGAAGCAGAAATAATTACAAGTAATTGCAATTTGTTCGAAGGGAGTTGGGTGATTGACGATGATATTATTGATCCTTTATATAACACAACTACTTGTCCATTTATTCGAAAGGAATTTGATTGTACCAATCGGCCTGATCGTCAATATCTTAAGTATAAATGGCAACCTAGTGCTTGTGATTTACCAAG gTTTGATGGcagaatatttttgagaaaacacaagaGGAAACAGATAATGTTTATTGGGGATTCACTAAGTTTAAATAATTATGATTCATTCTTATGCTTGCTTTATGTTTCAGTGCCTGGAATGAACTATAAAACCAAATTAACCAACCAAAGTGTTACTGTAATATTTGAG GACTATGGGGTTTCAGTCACATTATTTAACTCATTATTCCTAGTAGATGTTGAAGTGGAACCCAATATTGGaagaatattaaaattaaattccaTTAAAAATGGAGAAATTTGGAAACAAGCTGATGTTTTGATCTTCAATACTTGGCTTTGGTGGACCAGGGGAAAGCCGAAGCAACC gtGGGATTATATTGAGGATGGTGGGAGATTATTGAAGGATATGAATCGTATGGCTGCATTTCGAAGAGGATTAAATACATGGGCCAAATGGGTTGAGACACAAGTGGATTTAACTAAAACCAAAGTTTTCTACCAAGGGGAAGCTGCTTCTCATCACCA TGGAGAAGATTGGGGTGAGCCTGGAGTGAAGGGTTGTTCAAATGAAACAAGCCCAGTTGTTGGATCAATTTATCCAGGTGGTTTGCCTTTACCTGCCCAAATTGTGAAACAAGTCTTGAAGAACATGACAAAAGAGTCAAATGTCTTTTTGTTGGATATTACAATCCTTTCACATTTAAGAAAAGATGGACATCCAGCCAATTACAATGGTTATGGAGGCATTGATTGTACACATTTTTGCCTTTCTGGAGTTCCTGATACTTGGAACCAACTCTTTTATGCTTCTTTATTTTAA